From the Manihot esculenta cultivar AM560-2 chromosome 3, M.esculenta_v8, whole genome shotgun sequence genome, one window contains:
- the LOC110608401 gene encoding strigolactone esterase D14, producing the protein MVMLGMGLSTSMNARIIGSGSQDLVLAHGFGGEQSLWDKIIPDLAKHFRILVFDWIFSGAVKEDHKDLFDHEKYSSYDAFADDVICLIEEMNLRSPVFVGHSMSGMIGCIAAVKRRDLFKRLVLIGASPRYINTDDYEGGFKKSEIDDFISNIEMDFQNWAAGFASLVVDARDPSSVDKFRNCLANMRPEVALSVAKTVFYSDQRKILDKVLIPCTIVQTTSDIVVPNSVAYYMQKNIKGKSTVEIIETDGHFPHLTAHQQLLDVLKGVLTIST; encoded by the exons ATGGTCATGCTTGGAATGGGTCTCTCAACATCTATGAACGCCAGAATAATCGGCTCCGGTAGTCAGGACTTGGTTCTTGCACATGGGTTTGGAGGAGAACAGTCTCTGTGGGACAAAATTATCCCAGACTTGGCTAAGCATTTCAGGATTCTGGTTTTTGACTGGATCTTCTCAGGTGCTGTTAAAGAAGATCATAAAGACCTTTTCGATCATGAGAAGTACTCTTCTTATGATGCGTTTGCagatgatgtgatttgtctTATAGAAGAGATGAACTTGAGATCACCAGTGTTTGTAGGCCATTCCATGTCTGGTATGATTGGTTGCATTGCTGCCGTTAAAAGACGTGATCTTTTTAAGCGGCTAGTGCTCATTGGAGCTTCTCCTAG GTACATAAATACAGATGATTATGAAGGAGGGTTTAAGAAGTCAGAGATAGATGATTTCATCTCAAACATAGAAATGGACTTCCAGAACTGGGCAGCAGGCTTTGCTTCTCTGGTTGTGGATGCAAGAGATCCTTCCTCAGTAGACAAGTTCAGAAATTGTTTGGCAAATATGAGACCTGAAGTTGCCCTCTCAGTTGCCAAAACAGTGTTTTACAGCGATCAAAGGAAAATTCTTGACAAGGTTTTAATCCCTTGCACCATTGTCCAGACCACTAGTGACATTGTCGTGCCAAACTCTGTTGCCTACTACATGCAGAAGAATATCAAAGGAAAATCAACGGTTGAGATTATAGAGACTGATGGGCATTTCCCTCATCTAACTGCTCACCAGCAACTCCTTGATGTTCTTAAAGGAGTCCTCACCATCTCCACTTGA